Proteins from a genomic interval of Niabella soli DSM 19437:
- a CDS encoding glycoside hydrolase family 43 protein: MNKRFLQIGIYLLLLPFIVKAQGENPLFADPTILYYDGVYYLYGTNGANSNNGFTAYTSKDLTNWKPAGKVLLPGQSFGTKGFWAPQVFRYKGRFYMAYTANEHIAIATADSPLGPFRQKAIKPLDAATRMIDPFVFFDGGKVYLYHVRLQEGNRIFVAELNRALDTIVEATAKECIHAGTGWENTAAAQWSVTEGPTVFKRGAVYYMLYSANDFRNPDYAVGYALSHSPLGPWMKFAGNPVISRTLTGANGSGHGDLFEDKAGKWWYVFHTHNSNEKVAPRKTALIELHFNKKNNELSADPKTFRFLNSKE; encoded by the coding sequence ATGAACAAACGTTTTTTACAAATAGGGATTTATCTGCTACTGCTGCCTTTTATTGTTAAAGCTCAGGGTGAGAATCCTTTGTTCGCTGACCCGACGATCTTATATTATGACGGAGTATATTATTTGTATGGAACGAATGGCGCTAACAGTAATAATGGTTTTACCGCTTATACTTCAAAAGACCTTACCAATTGGAAGCCGGCAGGAAAAGTATTGCTGCCGGGCCAGTCTTTTGGAACCAAAGGTTTTTGGGCGCCCCAGGTGTTCCGTTACAAAGGACGGTTCTATATGGCATATACGGCCAATGAACATATTGCTATTGCAACCGCGGATAGTCCTTTGGGACCGTTCCGGCAGAAAGCAATAAAACCATTGGATGCAGCGACAAGAATGATTGATCCCTTTGTGTTTTTTGACGGAGGCAAAGTGTATCTGTATCATGTACGGCTGCAGGAAGGAAACCGGATCTTTGTGGCGGAACTGAACAGGGCGCTGGATACTATTGTGGAAGCTACCGCAAAAGAATGCATTCATGCCGGAACCGGATGGGAAAATACGGCTGCTGCCCAATGGAGTGTAACGGAGGGGCCAACGGTCTTTAAACGGGGCGCCGTTTATTATATGCTTTATTCGGCTAATGATTTTCGTAACCCCGATTATGCCGTTGGATATGCGCTAAGTCATTCGCCACTGGGCCCCTGGATGAAGTTTGCGGGTAATCCGGTTATTTCGCGCACTTTGACCGGGGCGAACGGCAGCGGGCACGGGGATCTGTTTGAAGATAAAGCCGGCAAATGGTGGTATGTATTCCATACCCATAATTCGAATGAAAAAGTGGCCCCGCGCAAAACGGCTTTGATTGAGCTTCATTTTAATAAAAAAAATAACGAGCTAAGCGCTGATCCTAAAACTTTTCGTTTTCTAAACAGCAAGGAATGA
- a CDS encoding cellulase family glycosylhydrolase — MRSVFFKSTIAAIGILATGMFFTSCKAPETKKDQGDSAAGRAVWTALQANDWYAKQPWYVGANFLPSTAINQLEMWQAATFDTTTIDRELGWAEKIGMNVMRVFLHDLVFENDATGFYDRINRFLEIADRHHIKILFTIFDSCWDPFPKAGQQRAPRPFVHNSGWVQSPGQLALKDSTQYPRLEKYVKSIVGKFAQDPRIIGWDVWNEPDNMTGAAYQKTELPNKVALVLPLLKKTFEWARSVNPSQPLTSGLWAGNWQSDSTLKPIEKLQLEESDIISFHSYDDSAILHKKINELKRYNRPIWCTEYMARPNKSTFQSSLPIGKPDKVAMINWGFVDGKSQTIYPWDSWTKKYTGEPPLWFHDIFHKDGTPYKPEETAFIKMMTGR; from the coding sequence ATGAGATCTGTTTTTTTTAAAAGCACAATTGCAGCAATCGGCATTCTTGCCACAGGCATGTTCTTTACATCCTGTAAAGCGCCGGAGACAAAAAAAGACCAGGGCGATAGTGCCGCCGGCAGAGCGGTATGGACGGCTCTGCAGGCCAACGACTGGTATGCGAAACAACCCTGGTATGTAGGGGCTAATTTTCTGCCCAGTACGGCCATCAATCAGTTAGAAATGTGGCAGGCTGCAACATTTGATACCACAACTATTGACAGGGAATTGGGGTGGGCCGAAAAGATCGGTATGAATGTAATGCGTGTTTTTTTACACGACCTTGTTTTTGAAAACGATGCTACAGGGTTTTATGATCGCATCAACAGGTTCCTGGAAATTGCAGACAGGCATCACATAAAAATCCTGTTTACTATTTTCGATTCCTGCTGGGATCCCTTTCCAAAAGCAGGTCAGCAGCGGGCTCCCCGGCCATTTGTACATAATTCCGGTTGGGTGCAAAGTCCGGGGCAACTGGCATTAAAAGATTCCACACAATACCCGCGCCTGGAAAAATATGTAAAATCCATTGTGGGTAAGTTTGCGCAGGATCCGCGTATTATCGGTTGGGATGTATGGAACGAACCGGATAATATGACGGGAGCCGCTTATCAAAAAACAGAGCTGCCCAATAAAGTAGCCCTTGTGCTTCCGTTATTAAAGAAAACATTTGAATGGGCACGGTCTGTAAATCCTTCCCAGCCGCTGACTTCCGGTTTATGGGCGGGTAACTGGCAATCCGACAGCACGTTGAAGCCGATTGAAAAATTGCAGTTGGAAGAATCAGATATTATTTCTTTTCATTCCTATGATGACTCCGCTATACTGCATAAAAAAATAAACGAATTAAAAAGGTATAATCGCCCTATTTGGTGCACCGAATATATGGCTCGTCCTAATAAAAGCACCTTCCAGAGTTCGCTGCCCATAGGTAAACCGGATAAGGTGGCAATGATCAACTGGGGATTTGTGGATGGGAAGTCCCAGACGATTTATCCCTGGGATAGCTGGACAAAAAAATACACCGGCGAGCCACCGCTTTGGTTCCATGATATTTTTCATAAAGACGGTACACCATATAAACCGGAGGAAACAGCGTTTATAAAAATGATGACGGGCCGGTAA
- a CDS encoding glutaminase family protein, whose amino-acid sequence MVMTKQRHIFYLFFLLLTGFQTNAQTQKAPAYPLLTHDPYFSVWSFTDNLNDATTRHWTGADQSLTGYIKVDGHIYRFLGKEAARYQPVLPSSEERNYRVKYTEKDPGLGWSERDFKDNSWKTGTAPFGDNNTLARTEWKSDDLWVRRSFDLDDMPPGEVYLKIKHDDNIEVYLNGAAVYSCNCWNEKYLYIPIKDASLLKKGKNIITAHIKNTAGGQFLDFGLVYESRFNNADPAEKAVQKNVELKATQTVYTFDCGPVALKVAFVSPLLLNDLDLLARPVSYITFATTSKDGMAHAVEILLNTSTDLAVNTPGQEVQATKLSAGGLSLLKAGTLAQPVLQKKGDNLRIDWGYLYVAAPTAKNTYQYIAESEGASLKVLKSTDKFSPLLDQKGKQLCLNTLFDLGRTKSNAAMVMIGYDDLYSIQYFGQNLRPWWNRDGKNTIEQQLEQANKEYTSVLDKCAAVDKKIYTDAFNAGGTEYARLCEMAYRQSIAAHKLVQSPEGTLLFLSKENFSNGSINTVDITYPSAPLYLTYNPELLKGMMNGIFYYSESGKWTKPFAAHDLGTYPLANGQTYGEDMPVEEGGNMLCLTAAIARVEGNARYAEKHWSTLSTWVDYLVKDGFDPANQLCTDDFAGHLARNANLSIKAIMGIESYAQLARMLGKNDLYAKYHGIATGMVPRWMQLAADGDHYGLVFEKKGTWSQKYNLIWDKVLRFNIFPKTVYQKEIAYYLKKQNKYGLPLDSRKTYTKSDWILWTATLASNINDFKALVKPVYTYATETPTRVPLSDWHETTNGRQVGFQARSVVGGYFMKVLDKKLNK is encoded by the coding sequence ATGGTTATGACGAAACAACGACACATTTTTTATTTATTTTTTTTGTTGCTAACGGGTTTTCAAACGAATGCGCAAACGCAAAAAGCGCCGGCCTATCCCTTGCTGACGCACGACCCTTATTTTAGTGTTTGGTCTTTTACGGATAACCTGAATGATGCTACCACCCGGCACTGGACGGGCGCCGACCAGTCGCTTACGGGGTATATAAAGGTAGACGGTCATATTTACCGTTTTTTGGGAAAAGAAGCAGCGCGATATCAACCGGTATTGCCGAGTTCAGAAGAACGGAATTACCGGGTAAAGTATACCGAAAAAGATCCGGGGCTTGGGTGGAGCGAAAGAGACTTTAAAGATAATAGCTGGAAAACCGGTACGGCGCCTTTTGGGGATAATAATACCCTGGCGCGTACAGAATGGAAGTCGGACGATCTTTGGGTGCGCCGGAGCTTTGACCTGGATGATATGCCGCCCGGTGAGGTGTATTTAAAAATCAAGCACGACGATAATATTGAAGTGTACCTGAATGGGGCGGCGGTGTACAGTTGTAATTGCTGGAACGAGAAATATCTTTATATCCCGATAAAAGATGCTTCGTTATTGAAGAAAGGAAAAAATATTATTACCGCCCATATTAAAAATACCGCAGGCGGCCAGTTCCTTGATTTTGGATTGGTGTATGAGTCTCGTTTTAATAATGCAGACCCTGCCGAAAAGGCCGTGCAAAAGAATGTGGAACTGAAAGCCACGCAAACAGTTTATACTTTCGACTGCGGGCCTGTGGCGTTAAAGGTGGCCTTTGTTTCTCCCTTACTATTGAACGACCTGGACTTATTGGCGCGCCCGGTTTCTTATATAACCTTTGCCACGACCAGTAAAGACGGTATGGCACATGCTGTTGAAATATTATTGAATACATCAACGGATCTTGCGGTAAACACGCCGGGTCAGGAAGTGCAGGCAACCAAGCTGTCGGCGGGCGGGCTGAGCTTGCTGAAAGCCGGAACCCTGGCCCAGCCGGTATTACAGAAAAAAGGCGATAACCTGCGGATCGATTGGGGCTATTTGTACGTTGCGGCCCCGACAGCCAAAAATACCTATCAGTATATTGCTGAATCGGAAGGGGCTTCTTTGAAAGTATTGAAAAGTACCGACAAGTTCTCACCGCTATTGGATCAAAAAGGCAAACAGCTTTGTTTGAATACGCTTTTTGACCTGGGAAGAACAAAATCGAATGCAGCCATGGTAATGATTGGCTATGATGATCTTTATTCCATCCAGTACTTCGGCCAAAACCTGCGCCCCTGGTGGAACAGGGATGGGAAAAATACTATTGAGCAGCAACTGGAACAAGCAAATAAAGAATACACTTCCGTCCTGGATAAATGTGCGGCTGTTGATAAAAAGATCTATACAGACGCCTTTAATGCGGGGGGAACAGAATATGCCCGGCTGTGTGAAATGGCCTACCGGCAAAGCATTGCCGCACATAAGCTGGTGCAAAGCCCGGAAGGCACATTATTGTTTTTGTCGAAAGAAAATTTCAGTAATGGCTCGATCAATACAGTGGATATAACTTATCCGTCGGCTCCATTGTATTTGACCTATAATCCTGAGCTGCTAAAAGGTATGATGAATGGAATTTTTTATTACAGTGAATCGGGGAAATGGACCAAGCCCTTTGCCGCACACGATCTGGGTACCTACCCATTGGCAAACGGACAGACCTACGGTGAAGATATGCCGGTGGAGGAAGGAGGAAATATGTTATGCCTCACCGCCGCTATTGCAAGGGTGGAAGGCAATGCCCGCTACGCAGAAAAGCATTGGAGCACTTTGTCAACCTGGGTAGATTACCTGGTAAAAGATGGATTTGATCCGGCCAATCAACTATGCACGGATGATTTTGCCGGGCACCTGGCGCGCAACGCCAATCTCTCGATCAAAGCCATTATGGGCATTGAAAGTTATGCCCAACTGGCCCGGATGCTGGGTAAGAACGATCTGTACGCGAAGTATCATGGCATTGCAACGGGCATGGTGCCCCGGTGGATGCAACTGGCGGCTGATGGAGACCACTATGGATTGGTATTTGAGAAAAAAGGAACCTGGAGTCAGAAATATAATTTGATCTGGGACAAGGTGCTGCGGTTCAACATTTTCCCTAAAACCGTTTATCAGAAAGAAATAGCGTATTATCTGAAAAAGCAGAATAAATACGGCCTTCCGCTGGATAGCCGGAAGACCTACACAAAATCTGACTGGATCCTGTGGACGGCGACGCTTGCTTCCAATATCAATGATTTTAAAGCACTGGTAAAGCCGGTGTATACTTATGCCACTGAAACGCCCACCCGCGTGCCACTCAGTGATTGGCATGAAACCACCAACGGGCGCCAGGTGGGCTTCCAGGCGCGCAGCGTGGTGGGAGGTTATTTTATGAAAGTGCTGGATAAAAAGCTGAATAAATAA
- a CDS encoding beta-L-arabinofuranosidase domain-containing protein, which translates to MFRYLLIFLFSFAGTALQSGYAQAGAGVTNVSRPDNAVCNLYYTGNQKPLQPLYFIKLPVGAVMPKGWLLKYLELQRDGLTGHLGEISAWLAKKNNAWLSPDGKGDHGWEEVPYWLKGYGDLGYILKDKKIITEAKTWIDAVLASQRADGYFGPLLLKKGKPDLWGNMIMLWCLQSWYEYSRDKRILPFMEKYFRWEYNLPDSMFLKDYWEHSRGGDNLVSVYWLYNRTKGANWLLDLAKKIDRNTADWRQQHNLPNWHNVNIAQSFREPATYYQQSKAAADLDATYRDFRIIRDRFGNVPGGMFGADENARNGYADPRQGVETCGMVEQMASDEILMGITGDPFWADNAEDVAFNTYPAAVMPDFKALRYITSPNMSISDSKNHHPGIDNSGPFLMMNPFSSRCCQHNHAQGWPYYAEHVFMATPDNGLAALLYSEAEVSARVGNGGEVRVESRGHYPFDETISFIVHSQNKIRFPFYLRVPQWCNNARLKINGVAEPQRFTPGSYIKINRTWSDRDKIELTLPMQITVHQWVKNKNSISINRGPLTYSLKIKEQYIKADSKASAIGDSKWQETADPGKWPSYEILPGSAWNYGLVYTQPVTATDFKVVKRSWPKDDFPFEPDKVPVLITAKARSIPEWKIDENGLTGILPQSPVAVTTKDEMVELIPMGAARLRISAFPVVK; encoded by the coding sequence ATGTTCAGATATTTATTGATCTTCCTCTTTTCTTTTGCGGGCACTGCTCTTCAAAGCGGTTATGCGCAGGCCGGGGCTGGTGTTACCAATGTGAGCCGGCCGGATAACGCCGTCTGCAATCTATATTATACAGGGAATCAAAAGCCATTGCAACCTTTGTATTTTATCAAATTACCTGTTGGCGCTGTTATGCCAAAAGGATGGTTATTGAAATATCTTGAACTGCAGCGGGATGGGCTTACCGGGCATTTGGGAGAAATAAGCGCCTGGCTGGCAAAAAAAAATAATGCATGGCTAAGTCCCGATGGAAAGGGCGATCATGGTTGGGAGGAAGTTCCTTACTGGCTGAAAGGTTATGGTGATCTTGGCTATATTCTGAAAGACAAAAAAATAATAACAGAAGCAAAAACCTGGATTGATGCGGTTTTGGCCAGCCAGCGGGCAGATGGTTATTTTGGCCCGTTATTATTAAAAAAAGGAAAGCCCGACCTGTGGGGGAATATGATCATGCTTTGGTGCCTGCAATCCTGGTATGAATACAGCCGCGACAAGCGGATACTGCCTTTTATGGAAAAATATTTCCGGTGGGAATATAATCTTCCGGACAGTATGTTTCTGAAAGATTATTGGGAGCATAGCCGCGGCGGTGATAACCTGGTAAGCGTATACTGGCTGTATAACCGCACAAAAGGGGCCAACTGGCTGCTGGACCTGGCAAAGAAGATCGACCGTAATACCGCCGACTGGCGTCAGCAGCACAACCTTCCGAACTGGCATAATGTTAATATAGCACAGTCGTTCCGCGAGCCGGCCACCTATTATCAGCAGAGCAAAGCAGCGGCCGACCTGGACGCAACGTATAGGGATTTCAGGATTATAAGAGACCGGTTTGGCAACGTTCCCGGCGGAATGTTTGGCGCAGATGAAAATGCGCGTAACGGATATGCGGATCCGCGCCAGGGCGTGGAGACCTGTGGTATGGTGGAACAGATGGCGTCAGATGAAATTTTAATGGGGATCACCGGCGATCCTTTTTGGGCCGATAATGCAGAGGATGTTGCCTTTAATACCTACCCGGCGGCCGTTATGCCCGATTTTAAGGCGCTGCGCTATATTACCAGCCCGAATATGTCAATCAGCGACAGCAAGAATCATCACCCGGGCATCGACAACAGCGGCCCTTTTCTGATGATGAATCCCTTTAGTTCCCGGTGTTGCCAGCATAACCATGCGCAGGGATGGCCGTATTATGCAGAGCATGTATTTATGGCTACCCCGGACAACGGGCTGGCCGCGCTGTTGTACAGCGAGGCAGAGGTAAGCGCAAGAGTGGGGAATGGCGGCGAAGTGCGTGTGGAAAGCCGCGGGCACTATCCTTTTGACGAAACAATCTCGTTTATTGTTCATTCACAAAATAAAATACGCTTTCCTTTTTATCTCCGCGTTCCGCAATGGTGCAACAACGCCCGGTTAAAAATTAATGGCGTGGCGGAACCCCAACGTTTTACGCCGGGGTCCTATATTAAAATAAACAGAACATGGTCCGACAGAGATAAAATTGAACTGACGCTGCCTATGCAAATTACCGTGCATCAATGGGTGAAAAATAAAAACAGCATTAGCATCAACCGCGGCCCGCTTACCTATTCGCTGAAAATAAAAGAGCAATATATAAAAGCAGACAGCAAGGCTTCCGCGATCGGTGATTCGAAGTGGCAGGAAACCGCGGATCCGGGGAAGTGGCCTTCGTATGAAATTCTTCCGGGGTCGGCCTGGAACTATGGATTGGTCTATACCCAACCGGTTACTGCCACGGATTTTAAAGTAGTGAAACGCTCCTGGCCCAAAGATGATTTTCCTTTTGAGCCGGACAAAGTTCCGGTATTGATTACTGCGAAAGCCCGCAGCATACCGGAATGGAAGATCGATGAGAATGGGCTTACGGGCATTTTGCCACAAAGCCCGGTAGCAGTGACAACAAAAGATGAAATGGTGGAATTAATACCAATGGGCGCTGCCCGCTTAAGGATATCGGCGTTCCCGGTAGTAAAATAA